The genomic region AAGTGACGAGGGTGGAAGAACCAAGGAAGCCAAACGGCAGACAGACCCAGCGGAGCGCGGTCAAATCACTGGTCCACCAGGTCGAATTGTAGTTGTTGGATAAGTCTCGGGTGtcaacggcggcggagggTCTGCCGAACAGAGTCTCGCCGTCCGTCTCGCATGCCTCGCCCATGCGTCTTAGCAGGCCAGAGGTGATTTGAAGGAAGTCTGTAGCCGTGTGACCAAGCCCGTAGACAGTGGAGCAGTGTGTTATCCAGCGGTCGGTCAACTGAGTAACAGCCAGAAAAGGAGAAATCTCGCGTTGGGCGAAACTCACCATATCTAAGCCAGGCGGCTGGGACAAGCTTAGGGCGAATATTCGGAAGACCTCGGGGGTTCTATCCATGTTATACCACGGGCACTCCTGATCGCTCGCGAGCATAGCAACTATACGTTGAGCATCACGACCAGCCCCATACtgcaacagcaaccgcaCCTTTTCTTCGTCAAAAGACCAAGTGTCCCCGCCACTGGACGCTAGATATGCCATCAGGGGAGTAAGTTCACCATGCAGCCCGCTCGGATATGCATCCCTTGTTATGTTGGTCGTGATCACCGGGGCGGATACATCAGGGCGCGAGTTCAAGTGAAAAATCCTCTGGCACGTACCGTACTGTCCTTTGAGCAGCGGATCAGCCccgtgttggaggaggagttggactGTTTCTGCCGGTACGGACGACTGCATTGCAAGTCCCAAAGGTAGCTCGTGCCGTGCGTTGTACGGGTACCGGCCATAAAAGGGCCAGGAACAGCCAGTGTACAGATTGGGGTCGGCGCCGGCCTCCAAAAGGGCCTGAACAATACGGGGGTTTCCACGCTGAAGGCTGGGTGTGTCATCCATGGTGCGGTGGAGAGGATATGAAGCTTTCAGTCGGTAGGCGTAGCAGTTGACCGAATAGCTGTCAGGAGAGTTGACGTCGGCGCCTCTCTGGCAAAGTGATCGCACCAGCAAGGCGTCATCTATGCAGATGGCGAGCTTTAGTGGGGTGTTAAACATGCACTCGTGAAAATCGGGATCGCGGATGACCCAGGTACAGTCTACCGCGGTGCCGTGGTCGAATCGGTGGTTGACCGACGCGCCATGGGAAAGGGCCCGGTCGAGCGTTTCTAGGAAGCTGAAGGTGCAGGCCCATcggagggagaggcagtCGAACTCAGCAACGTCGCGGGAGTACAAGGCGGGAATGGCAAGGTCGGCCAAGTAGCGGCAAGTGAGGGCCAGGTGGAAGAGGTCGGCCTGGTACAGATAGCAGAATATGAGGAGGTGCAGTtcgtgggggaggcggttgagCATGGACTTTGCCGGAGGCCAATGCGGGGGAGGCAAGTCGTAAGGTTGGGCACCGTTGCACCATCGATCGTACAATGTTGTGTATTCCTGCTTTCTAAGCTCGAGATACTCGGCAAGCATCGGGTTGGGACGGCCCTCGCGGAAGGCCCTCATCGTCGCAGTCTcgaaaaaggaggaggagaaggtgccAGGTCTGAGGTTGTGTACCTGTAGAGGGACCGTTGCCTTTTGAACCGAAGCTGTCACGCTGTGCAACCAAGTCGCCAAGACAGAAGATCGCCAAGAATGAGGACGGATGGGCGTCCTCACAACGGGACCATTGGGTGGGTATCATTGATTCTTAGACATTCTACGTACCCATGGCCCTACTTTTGCCGTATGTTTCTAGGCTTGCGCTTTTTAAAAACAACCGCTGCAACAGCCGGCTCTTCGTTGCCGAGCTCCTGTTTGACCATGGCTGGAGGCGCCTCATCTTGGACGTCTTGGATGGCTTCCAGAGCAGGCCCGTCCTGgctttcctccttcttaaTGACTGGAGCCTCGGgcgcaccctcctcccccttgacTTCGCCCTTAACCTCGGCGtccttcgccttcttggtcttgacaATCGTCCCACtcagcagctcctccaatTCTTtatcctcttcttctggcaTGCTTTTCgatccaaccccccacctctTCCGTTTCTTGAACAGCCCATTCAGAGCCTCCTCTtgttccttttcttcttctgtcctttctctttccctcTTGACTCCCACCGCTCTGCCCTCATCTTTGGTATCATCAGCAGTCTTATTGCCAGAATCTCCATCGTCAACGACCCTCGTAGAAGTGACGCtccactcccccaccataGCCATATCCTTCCTCAGTTCAGTCGGGATATTCACCCCCAACTCGGCCAGCTGCTCCAGTTGTCTCTGTCGTTCAGCCTGTGATAGCTGCCCtgttggcgctggtggtggtggcgcgCTGCTAGTGCTGCCGCCATGTTTCTTCGCACCGGCGCCTCCGCTCCCACTCCCTGACGCGGAAACAACTCCATTCAGCctttccacctccctcttggCCCTGTCTTTCTCTCGTTGTTCTTGCTCGGCGGATCTGTGGAGGTCGCGAAGGGAGCGCTTGATGGCGCCCTGGTGTTTGCCTGTAGACTCGTGGTTGGCGCGCTCGAGCTTGGTGTCGCGGACGTAGACGGAGCAGTGCTTGCACCAGTACTTGGGGGTTGATTTCCAGTATTCCGACATTGTGGGCGGTGTGTAGACGTCAGctgtgttgatgaggatggtcGTCGCAGAATGTTTGCTGATGGCTGACAGCCAAGCAGATGGATAATGGATGCGGCAGGCCGGAAAAGCCCCGGGGTATGGGAATCTTGGCAGCGAGCAAACAGTGCACGAACCATATGGCAGCCCAAATGCTgccccaccacaccactgCAGGATTCCGCATAATTACCCAACACGACAgacgccatcatcatcgcggCATGTCCGCGTCCACTTCATTCCACACCTCAGCTCTCATCGGTTTCATGTTTGACTCATCACTCAGACCG from Podospora bellae-mahoneyi strain CBS 112042 chromosome 4, whole genome shotgun sequence harbors:
- a CDS encoding hypothetical protein (COG:M; EggNog:ENOG503Q4W8); amino-acid sequence: MSEYWKSTPKYWCKHCSVYVRDTKLERANHESTGKHQGAIKRSLRDLHRSAEQEQREKDRAKREVERLNGVVSASGSGSGGAGAKKHGGSTSSAPPPPAPTGQLSQAERQRQLEQLAELGVNIPTELRKDMAMVGEWSVTSTRVVDDGDSGNKTADDTKDEGRAVGVKRERERTEEEKEQEEALNGLFKKRKRWGVGSKSMPEEEDKELEELLSGTIVKTKKAKDAEVKGEVKGEEGAPEAPVIKKEESQDGPALEAIQDVQDEAPPAMVKQELGNEEPAVAAVVFKKRKPRNIRQKPGTFSSSFFETATMRAFREGRPNPMLAEYLELRKQEYTTLYDRWCNGAQPYDLPPPHWPPAKSMLNRLPHELHLLIFCYLYQADLFHLALTCRYLADLAIPALYSRDVAEFDCLSLRWACTFSFLETLDRALSHGASVNHRFDHGTAVDCTWVIRDPDFHECMFNTPLKLAICIDDALLVRSLCQRGADVNSPDSYSVNCYAYRLKASYPLHRTMDDTPSLQRGNPRIVQALLEAGADPNLYTGCSWPFYGRYPYNARHELPLGLAMQSSVPAETVQLLLQHGADPLLKGQYGTCQRIFHLNSRPDVSAPVITTNITRDAYPSGLHGELTPLMAYLASSGGDTWSFDEEKVRLLLQYGAGRDAQRIVAMLASDQECPWYNMDRTPEVFRIFALSLSQPPGLDMVSFAQREISPFLAVTQLTDRWITHCSTVYGLGHTATDFLQITSGLLRRMGEACETDGETLFGRPSAAVDTRDLSNNYNSTWWTSDLTALRWVCLPFGFLGSSTLVTSLLAMGADMDRRDSEGMTPLHFASMFASGDRVRPLVEFLGGPEISGLTIDARDVVGWTPLHFACFFGLSTQLDEQVRAARLLLDNGADIHAQTIGGWAPIALAVKNANLGLVRLLLERGARRRDMFGPPGYESLRAKMFFCRCLGLSSSGSGHWRASRQNPRRGSSLTRRVNELRRFAAAADGGDEEYCTPQVPLLLTLPRHAPSNSAYIANLRAANIFYEHETLSLLNPFSRNSPTLNGWAELIRTNVDEYADQVLGNLARNNTTSAIRAQLFSRDGMYYDRAPKLAVQCVGRCYIRDGDDDED